ACATGTCGTTTGCCGCTGCCGTCGTCATCATAGGAACGAGTAAGAGTCATGTCTCAGTCGCTATCTCAGAATGTGACTTCTTGTTAACTCCTCTTCCATTTCCTATGTCTTCATCTTCCACTTCCTGTGTCTTCTGGCACATGCACACAAGCTTATCTGCCTAAAGTTCAGTTTTTCATGAGTGTGAGTACTCAAAAATCCTCCCGGGTTCCACTTCCTGCTGAGGTGAACTTGCTCCTGCAATGCAGCGTAGTGGTGTTGCTGATGGGTTTTAATGTCTGCCTTGCATAAACCTACTACAGCTTCCTCTTCCTCAATGTGTGTCTGCTGTCACCTTCACACTATCTCGTCTtctttctcacctttttttaatcttacTTTTGTGTTTCTGCTCATTTTCTCTCACCTGTCCCTCCCTCTTACTTTTCTTACCTGTCCCCCTCCCGCTGGTGGTTAGCTATGAGTCGTCAGAGGACGTCCTTCCTGCCTCTCCCAGGCTTACTTCCTTCCCCACCGTCAGCGGCTCTCCTGCCAGCCTGGCTACCTCCATGGATgccgtctccatggcaacagacTCCTTCCCGCGCCAGCGTCGCTTACAGCACACCTCCTTGTAGAGAACCCCATGCTGGTGGGGAGGGGGAAATTGGAATAGTTGTACCTGGGCCCCAAGCATGGGTGCTAGGGCGGCCCTGGACTTTTGTAAAGttttataaatatgtttttatttgaaaatatcaGTTATAAAAACTGACATCATAAATGGTAAGAATTGTTTTTGCTATGAAAGTTCAATAAGGTCGCTTTAGTCAAATTAAGACTGTCTGAGACTACACATCCACACCTTCACCCACCttgcaaaaatgctaaatgGTTCATTCAATCTGGTAGGACGAACAGTAATGATTGCTGTTGCAGCCTATTGTTAAGCAACTCATTCGTACACAGTGCTCTGAGCAAAGCAGCATCATGTCCCCTGCAAAGAAAAAGCAGGCTGCCAGAAGAGAAAGAGAcaggagaggcaaaaaaaaagttacattatgaTTGATTAAATGAATGGTTTTAATCAGACCTCTCAAGTTTCTTATCAATTTGGCATGTGTGTGGCTCACAGCAGCTTACATTAGcttctgctgctgtttgctGTCACTTCTTGTGGTGCTCTCCTTTTCTGAGTCCATTCAATGTGGGAACACCACTACTTGTATGCATTTGAGGGGACAGAGCTGCTCTATCAGTGAGCAGTTACAGTACACTGTTGTGTTAGCTGTAGACCGCAGGTTACACAAGTTCAAAGTTAAAACACAATTCACAAACCATAGTAAAACAGCTtaactgtatagtgtgtatgtgtgtgttgggggcgGCGGCTGGGGTGGCAGAATTTGGTGCTACAACTACTTCTCCTTTTAGACTTTTTAACTCAAAACAGTCGTGTTCACCATTCCATCTGTGTACACTGCGTCCAGCCCTGTTCAAATCTTACCAGTTCTCCGCCAGGACATTTTTAATTTCGTATCACAAGTGTCATTTAGCTCAGACGTCTACTGCTACATTAGTCTTCCTACCAACGTCTTCTTCCTGTCTGACGTCATCAGAAGCTCCACCGCCGACTCACCTGTGCTCCCGCCTCTCTCCCCCAGGTACGAGGAGTCCTCTGCGGAGGAGGCACTAGTCAAAGGCGACTCATCAGAATCAGCGAAGAAGGACCAATAGCATTCAAAGACCACCACACCCCTCGCAAATATCCTCATCAGCTTGCCATATCTCATTCAGCTGCTTCCTCATGCACTTCCTGTCACTTGTCATTCTGCAACTCTATTGGTGGACTGTCTGCAGAGGTGGGCGGGACCGTGGGAATGCCCCCTCCTCCAATAAGCCGTAAAAAGAGCAGAGGGGGCGGGGCGTCCACATAAAGGAGCTGATCACATGATGATGGAgtgagagatttttttttttatatatataaacttgAGTTTGAAGATTaattcacaacaaaaaaaatgtttcttttgctTCCAAATGTTTTGATGAAGCTCTTCAGTCAAATGGagcatttttgtcttatttgttttattagcCAGTATTTTTGGATGTGTGATGTGCCTTTTCACTCTTAGCAAGCCAAGCACTCATTCTTTTTACCACCAAGAAACAAAGTGAGCCTAACATGGCAAATAATCCAAAGGAAGTCAGACATCCTCTCTCAAATGTTAATTTAATGTTTATTAAACATGATTGACCGAGTTAATTATTTTAAAGCTTGGATGAACAGATTGGCTTCAAAGGGCTAGTCAAGCATGTAAACTcctatgacccccccccccgccgccgcctccaatccatccatctttcagGATAGTTTTTATCAGGTTTATTCCAATAAAGGGTATACTTCAGAAGGTACAATGGGAATTTCATAAAAGCTCACATACAgagaattgttttttgtttttttgcttttgggtTAGATGACAGTATTTTTGGAAGCAGTTATTGTTTGGAATATTGCCTGTTGAAATCCATTTTCCAGTATAGTCTGCTGGAGCTGGCATGGTTGACGTTGGTGTTATTGCTTTGTTTTCTATCTTGATGTTAAGGAGAAAAAAGCCCACAAGAATATTAAATGTCATGCTCTCAGTGAAGTTTAGCAGTTTCATTTACAAGaattgctttttgtttgttttaggaGGTAGTTTCCAAACTggactgtatattttatttccaataaacatgttttgctgACCGTATAAAGCAGTTTAACTATGACGTGCCACACAGAACAGTTTGCTTTTTCAGTAATTGAacgagttgtcatttttgtaaacgtGAAGAAACGATTTGACGTGTATAATATACAGGTATGTTTCCTGAGTAGGAATAAGTTTATCAAACAGGTTAACACAATATCGGGCTTTTACTTTGACAGTTTAACTGCTTAGATTTAGCATCTTTCtgtttcttcctgtcactgcctaatacgtacccggaacgcaatcacGCAGTCACATCCTTCTTTAGCTAATTTTTACAACAGCGTTTCTGCGACGTCTCGTGTTGTGGtagttatttttatatgtatgaacataaatgttcaATAACCacacttcatatatgtaatatgttggggggttattttataagtgactgGTTAAAATAATTCGTTACCATTATgtcatccaccaagactgagttACGTAAAAAattacgcaatgcacgtagcgcagacgtaaacgccATATCCGGTTACGTTTAACATAAATAAGTCCAATAAaccacataaaatgcagttatatttgaATGTTAACAACCGTAAGTAGAGTACAATGGTGGATTAATCTAGAGGATtcatctttttcattttttcccatcTTCTTAGCAAATGCTttggtgtgtattttttcagtgtcgaaaaaaacgtaaaataatttattgaacaaagaaaagagggcttataaattgtccacttgcactaTGGGTATAAgaaaaaagattgattatgttgttatttcttaaatttctatctatcttaataacgtttttgaGAGTGAAGGGGGGACgtttgctgccgtaaaatataGGTGTAGATTATACATGCCTAACTGCCCAACAACCGGCCGACTGGATGTAGGCGCGTTCCGCACATGTGTAGAACCAGGTTTAaacgattgcgttccgggtacgtatttgCGCAGCCACACGTCCAATTCCTCTGTTGACATTATTTCATACTATGCTTCAATTAACTTTTTCctaatcaaataaatatgataaataatTAGAATATGATTtgtgttaaatacaaataaatatttaacataATGGCCCATTAAGGAATTCAATTTTGGGATAGAACGTAAGATATAAGTTGATTTGACTAAAATACATCTTTTTGTCTGGCCATAAGTATTTGAGCTGCTTTTACTCTGAAAAGCAGCGAATCCACAACCCGGACGTAATATTGTATTTCCCAAACAAAACACGGCAGTGCTGTTCTTGTCTCGGCTCTGCTGGGCGAACGATGGGGGAGGCTGACGTGACGCAGAACCAGGCTGACGAGAAACCTCCGGACTCGGCCTTGGTGCCCGGGGAGGAGTCGGTGGTGTGGAGCCATGAGGTGGAGGTGTGTCTCTTCCACGCCATGATTGGACATAAACCTGTCGgtaagactcacacattagcgaAGTAGCTAGCCAGGCTAAGTGCTAGCTGCCGTTACCTCGGCCTGCTTGCTTGTAGAGTTTTGAATTAAACTCCCACTGTCGCTTTCTGAATAAGGCTACAATGTCAGTATTGTATACATAGTGGTTCTGCAAGAGTTGTGTTAAGAATTGTACTACAACACTGCACAACAAAAGCACAAATGAGGACATGTTGGCTTGTTGCTTTCATGCTAGATTCTCgttaaatgctaacattagcatgaaaAGCTCTCATAGGACACACATTTGTGTCATCCATGCTTGTACACAACATGCTGACGTTCTGGATGGAACATGTGATGTAAACATGGGATGTCCtagaacagtggttcccaaactttttacagtcgcgtaccccttcagacatttgacttgaagccatgtaacCCCCCAATGCTGCACTTAAAAAACtgaaaccatttttacatttcgttgtattgaaatattaaacatgaataatccattttatagtaagtaattctgggtcaaaaatTTGCATTGTGCATGGTCAGATTTTGATAAacgttttacatgagcactgataaatagataacgTGTGAATTTCtcatggagatgaataaagtatctaagtatttatcctacatatattttatttcagctgGATGTTAGGATCCTTccttttgaatgggttgaacttgatcTTCAcgtttgtccacttgcaatcgctgtgatttaaatctgcatctTAATTTGATATCAAATTGAAAGGGCAAGTTGAACAAActtgataaagcagtatccaaggtacaaaaatacatacaagcagcgataaaaactcattttcaggggaatctccactctctcgtcctgacacgcacatacattagCGGGTTTTCACAGTCCGGGGATTTGCGCACCGATAtaagttaaaccttcaagagaaaacactcttaatacacaacataatcatcaaactaacttacttattcatataactcgcatagagcaatgaagaacttcatgccctgtctccttccttctttctgctctgactgtgctctctgtgctatgaggtgttcaggcgcgctcgtaattgtgagtgttaagcGCTAAATCGTACCtccaatgacaattggcgtaccccactttggggaACCTCGGTTCTAAAATAAGGGTGTCGAACTGGTTTTCatgcagcatcatcatcatgatcaaTACATGTGGCTGTGTGGTCATGTGACTCTCCTTGTGTCACGCACGTGCAGGAGTCAACCGTCACTTCCACATGATCTGCATCCGAGATAAATTTAGTCAGAATATCGGCCGCCAAATCTCCTCCTCGGTCATCTGGGATCATCTTGGAACAATGTACGACATGCAGGCGCTGgtgagcacgcacacacacacacacacgcacacacacacacgcacacacctcaTTGGTCTGACTTTGGAAATAGTGTTTCCCatagtaaataatgtaaatataaataatcatactttaatttgttccagggtcaaactgtgtccATCATAAAAGCattaagtgtacaggcaatgtttttagtcacattttaacattattaactcTCATacaatttgtttgtatttggaaacaatttttttctatGGTAAATCATGCGAATATTAGTATCTctttcagggtcaaactgtgccCATCATAGCTTTATTAATTGTGCAAGCAATGTTTGAAGTCAAATTTTAACAATAAGTATCATATGTAAGTGTAAAGAGAAGTGaagcaatgttaataataaatactattAAATACAATTGGGGCAGTCAAgcgattaaaatatgtaattgcgcttaatcacattttgtccatagttaacttgtATTTAATCTCagaaagaagtttttatctataataagtagggatgtaaatctctttgtggtacaCGAGTAGATATACATCTAGATACATGGGTTAAGATACAATCCAAAAtcgatatacagtagacgcccctacaacgtaaataatccgttccgagaacgtttacattatagggtttttaagttatacaaagcgtaaaatacatgtaaatagcctaatctgttgCAAGattttcccaaactcacacatttggcccttcaaaatattcaaagtccaccaaatatggtggggaaatataagaaaacgttagcataaacatagtagagtaacattccaatataacataaggtaataaataagattactgtaaatgaataatgcgtttaagggcgactacgaagaggaagggaggttgaagggagaagcctgtctctcacacaaagtcacgtacgcactgtataagtcagccaatgagatgagagcgtaggcagtgccccgataatcagccaatgagagcgtgaagcgtcagaaggcgtcacctagtgtactctgttagtcatggaaaatgtttccctctctctgtcgcgcgagctattcaaattgaatttctgaacttgaacaccgacttgacgctttacgttatatggaatttcttacgtaatacgatgcaaaaactttccatgaattctttacgttcagtggaatttacgtaaaaggaggtttacgttatgcgaggtactactgtattttaaaaacaataattcgatacagtgtacaagtGATATAATTCGATTCagcggttacatttgttgatgtagacattaatcttacattataaaataaagaagccttGTGAATatctacatcaaattttatgtgaaGGGATATACATTTTGGGACATGTgggacattattttattcaaaaaataatatacagttagaagtcccacagtttttgtatgtttaatgcgagcagtGGTCCTTGAactcaccatctaactttctcccacgttgcacagatagactactatactgtatttttccctgttttctttcacctcatatttgttcccaaatgTTGACACTATGTgcgaatgcataaaggtaagattgaATGACCTTAtttagtgctaatgtgcatatttgtgcggtgcagctctctggaaaaacaaactctaggctcgtactggtggatggtgggtctctATTCATTTAGTGCGCTTTAATTTGGTGTTGTTCCTGTTTTTTAGtcttacacaatacataataaatatgataCAGTACATCGCTGTTACGTActgtgttttgctgatgtgtagaaaatctttcccggtgactagctagcgcgctgctaatgctggcattgctaatgctatttacatccactCTCGTCgtcagtcatggtcacattgacacaaatagctgtcctcgtctatgcctgccggtaactagtAGCTCGTTAACCCAAATCTTAGCTCGCagttaaaagcaaaaaatcagccgagagactgctcgcatctaaaaaacacttgttagttgggacactcacaagccaaggtaccactgtatacatGACAATAAAGAAATACAGGCAGTGCTTGAGTACCTTcgcacttctctctggcattcgacgtactccgtgacaactgagctcacagcgacagtagatacaaataactttggtcttgagAGAAACGTCTGCCAGGGCTTTTCTTTgttcatttctgctcaatatttgtacccgcttgtggctccacatccaccgctctgtttcctcaaactaatgcgtgggccgagggtcaaacaggtcATGTGCACGTTAATCGCAAAAAAAGGAAatcgttaactttgacagctctAAATACATGTTAACTTTGCTAACGAGTGAGGACATGTATTGAGATGCTGACCTGAGATGGCAGTAAAGTGCAGCCTAAGAGGAATAACTTTATATCTGTATCATCTTTAGAAGCGTTGATATCACTATCCAgccttaagtgtgtgtgtgtgtgtgtgtgtgtgtgtgtgtgtgtgtgtgtgtgtgtgtgtgtgtgtgtgtgtttgtgcatgcgcGTGAGTCAGCATGAGTCAGAGATCTTACCGTTTCCAAACTCGGAGAAGAGCTTCTCTCTGCCTGATGACATCATCCAGGAAGTGAAAGAAGGTAAGAGCTGATTGGCCGATATTTCATCCTCTTACATGTTCAACTTAAATTTGTGTTATTTCAAATGTCTTTAAATGGCAATCAACATCCCCCGCCCCCTCACAACTATGTGTGTGTAGGTAAGCTGTGCTCTGAAGAGGAGGCAAAGGAAGAGTTCAGGATGGAGCGAGAACCTCCAGTCACTCACGAAGAAGGTAAATGTTTACTTTCTGTCACTTCAAAGATGGCCGACAACACCTCATCATGTGACGTCATGTACGCGTCTCTGTGGTGACACTCTTTATTCGGTCTGTGCTTTAAAGGAAGTAACTCCTCAGTGAAGATGTCGGAGCGCTCAAGCAACAGCCGGGACAAGGACAGGGAGCGGGACAAGGACAAGGGAGGGACTGAGGGCGGAgccacaggaggaggaggaggagggggcggCAAGGAGGCggaaaagaggaagaggagtagGACGGCGGAGAAACTCTTGTCTTCTTCCAACCCTGCCAGTCCCGGAGGAGCCAAAAGGCGGCGCACCTGACAAGGGGCCTGTTGTCACGGAGCATACTTTCTGTCATATGACTTGTCAGACAGGACGTGTGGTCAGAGTAGGCTTATTTAATTCCTCTTCCTCATTTGCCACCTGAGGCCCTGGTCATGTGACCTTTTGTTTACGTGCATCAGATTTTATGGACTAGAGACAAACACTCAGTTGTTTTTAAAGTCTGACCAGCTGACAGGAAGCTTCTGTGAGCAACATGCACACAGGAAGTGGCCACAACTTACAACTAGCATGCTGAATTAGCCTGCTAGCTTAGCCTTAGCCTTAGCATTAGCCTCGCAGAGCTGCTAACGTTCTGGGGTCCTAACTACAAATGTTTCACCGTACAGCTGGAAAACTGAATTCTAtgttttagttgttttatttttgtctacTTTTTGATGTCATTAcgatttttttactgtattttttatttcagtttttgtgtCAAAAAGAAACAGATGTTTAGTGATTAAATTGATTAATCAAACTATTATCTTTGTGGACAGatgttcagtttttttttttaatgactgcaCGCAACAACACAAACGTTTTCAATTACTTCAAAACGTGCTTATAAATTCAAAACCAATCCTTGCTTAGTGATTTCAACGTGCTTTGACATGTTCCTGAGTGAGGTTGTCATATATCTGCATAGCCACACGGGGGCGGTAATCGCTCGTGTCACCTTCAGGTACTTGTTCCTGATGTTTCCTCTTGCCTCTGAAAGAACCGAATGAAAACTGTGCTGGCCCAAGTCTGAAGGAGTCAAGCTCTTCAGCGTTTTCGATGACAAATACATCATTGCTAGCATGTGGCAACTGTTCATTGCGTCAAAATCATGGATTTAAACTCCgaaaaaaaaatagccaatAACAATAAGCCATAAAGAAATAGCAACCAatagaattaaaaaacaactgacaaagtaaatacaataacgaCACAAGACAAAACGGAAAGTTAGGCGTATTAGTAATATGTAGTAATATTTTGCATGGATAATAAACACTGTTGCCACCAATAGTTAACACTGATGACTATATTAACTATACCCTTAGTGTTTTAATTTATGACCGTGCAACATTtacatattaacattttttcatcTTAAAAACATGACtatattgttttcataattTACTGATTTCAATTATAAAACATTGTAGTTTGTGGTGACCACTAAGTGGAAgtgttgatgtgttttgtggcaatttttttgtttgtgacatatttttcctttttgttaaaataaagaaatgctttgttgcagttgattgatgcctcagagtgcttattcctccagcaaatactgtaatataagactaacgggctgagtactcacccaaggactgctgtgacatatatGTCTGCTAACACTGGCCTAATTCAtgtttcatattgcattttatgccTTACGCTCGGcgcaaaaagtgagcaaatgttgcgtattccctcggctgaaaatctatatCTGTTACATAGCATTTCATCAGAGAATAGTCAGTGTGATCTCGAAGAAGCCGCTCCCGTCGTCATTCCGCCCGAATTATTCTTGCTCGCAGGTCCaccaggttctcaataaatggtgccGCCATCTCCAAATGAGCTACACAGTGAACAGTGGCGCTTTCACTGAGGGCACTGAGGAGGAAAAGACACTTTCAGGTGGACAGAAAGATGTGTGGAATATCAGGGCCGCCCCACATAAAGGTAAGAAGATACCTGTTTATGCAAACTCTTCATATTGGCTGTTATCGCATAAAGATATTCCTAAACTTTTCTGAACATATAGTTCGCCGCTATTAAGATAAGACAGGATAGCTTCGCAGTTGGTTGACGTCGTGAGAGTTGCGGACTCTGTGGTTAAAGTCCACTAAAATTACCGTTGGAGCCTTCAGAGGTTAGAGTCCTCGAAAGTACCAGTCGGAGGTTGCGGACCTTAGAGGGTGAAATTCCTCTAAAAGTATGGGTGAAAGACGTCTGAGGAAAAAATGGGGAGAAAACAGCGCGCGGTCGGTTGAAAAAAACGAGAAGAACGTAATTGGTAACCGGTAGGGTCGGTTATGGGAAAGATGTCGGATTTCCCTTACACACACGAAGTAATTAAGATTAAGGTGGACAAAATAGATGAACACGCAAAAGTGGGTCCGTGGCTGAGGGACTGAGACGTGACTCTGCAGTGATCCACAAACAGAAACAATTCCAGCGCCTGGTGAAAGTTGAATTTTCtgtttcaatttttttgttttaactttttattttgGGGTTAATACCTGTGGGATAAATAAGCGGGGGTTTGACACAGGGTTTATGATCTAACATAAATTGACTTGGGGGGGGAATTGAAAAAGGTCAAGTAGGAAAATAGGAGTGCAGGGAATAGTTCTTTGAGTCTGTTTTGTCCGGGGATAATAGTGATCACGGTCTACtgtagaatgtgtgtgtgtgtgtgcggtgtgtgcgtgtgtgggacGTGTCCTtgttggtgtgtgtgggtgAGATCTGTTAATGTTTGTCAGTAAAATTTTATGTGACTTATTGCTAAATAGTATATAATAtgttatgtatatattatatggctTAGTGCTCAAAACGTGAActcttgtgtgtgtgggtgtgtgtgtgtgagcaggtGGTGAGTTCTGTTTGTTTTGTCAGTAAAATTTGATGTGACTAATTACTAAATAGTATATAATAtgttatgtatatactgtatgatatggCTTAGTGCTCAAAATGTgaagtcttgtgtgtgtgtgtgtgtgtgtgtcctcttcGGGTTGCTCTCGCATCCAAAATCATGCGTGTTTTGCATGGGAGAGGCAGATCCGGTGGTTTGTAAGAAGATGACGCGTGTTAAAAGTTGCATTCAACTGGGTACACATTAAAGAAAAGGCCAAAGTTGGCCTGATTGGGGATTCCgagcaggcgtgtccaaagtgtggttcaGAGGCTACTTGCAGACCACAGCTGATTTTTTATTGGTCCAGAACACTCTGGAAAACAATAAGGCAATATTTTGGTTCTTTTGGCATATTTTTGGTTCTCTAGAAAGATTTCTCGGGCATATTGGATTGGGTTTTAGAATTTTGTACAAAATTGAaaatgatatatactgtatatcacaaaggtgtcaaaaagaagaaatagtcCAGGGAACCGAAAATGTTCGAAACCACAATTTTGCAAATGAATAATGTTTTATGAGTTTGACTTAATTGTCAAGTTTGGTGAAGTTTTGAGTAAATCTGCCTTCAACTAAAGAGGAGCCATCCAAAATTCCAAATTGCTAAACTTCATGTTGCCATAGTAACTCCAAATTGTGAACAATGTAACGACTGGGCTCTTTTGTGAAGCCATGTGCAAGTCTGACTTATGCACAGACAACATTAGCCTGCATTCGTGGAGGTCACTGACCTTTGTGTTATCACCACAACCGTATGGCATTCTAGCATGTCTCTGAATTTGGGGAAATGTGGGTTTTTAAGAGGTCTTAATAATCCTTGATGACCCCACCAGGGCAAAGCAATAGAAATTAGTTTGTCTTTTTGCTTGCGTCTCCTCACCTTGGCtgaatgaatacaaatatgTTCAACTGCCCTGAATTTGGAAGTGGTGTCAAATCTTGACATGGGTCCAAATTGCTCTACTGTGTGAAAAACCACttgatgttacattttttggcaccGCAATTAGTTCACTCTAGTTCTAGTTCACTCATTCAGTAACAGCATGAGTGTCACATGTCCGTGTTTTCAATCAGCAGATACTGTACTCTGTTTCGCTTATCTCATAGAAATGTAAGCATGCAAATTGGCAAGGGTGACAAATCCGCTATGATACATACAGGTATGTATGTTCATAGTGTTGACcaggacaaaaaacattttttattctttaaatcTGGTGGTAAACATGATACATTCATTAGGTTAATTAACGGTGCTATTGCTGTTAGCGCATGTGTGTAACAAACATTTCTCGGTATTGTATTGGTGATCATTGGTAAGGGGGATCCTGTGccgacaaaaaataataataataataatatggctttgaaaaatatatgtatatggctttgttaaaaaaaaaaggctatacAGTATAAAACTGAAACCCT
Above is a genomic segment from Dunckerocampus dactyliophorus isolate RoL2022-P2 chromosome 1, RoL_Ddac_1.1, whole genome shotgun sequence containing:
- the mrgbp gene encoding MRG/MORF4L-binding protein, whose product is MGEADVTQNQADEKPPDSALVPGEESVVWSHEVEVCLFHAMIGHKPVGVNRHFHMICIRDKFSQNIGRQISSSVIWDHLGTMYDMQALHESEILPFPNSEKSFSLPDDIIQEVKEGKLCSEEEAKEEFRMEREPPVTHEEGSNSSVKMSERSSNSRDKDRERDKDKGGTEGGATGGGGGGGGKEAEKRKRSRTAEKLLSSSNPASPGGAKRRRT